Genomic segment of Oncorhynchus keta strain PuntledgeMale-10-30-2019 chromosome 5, Oket_V2, whole genome shotgun sequence:
AGTGTGTGGAGAaagtgcggtgtgtgtgtgtattgttgtattCATGCTTCAAAAATATGTGTTCCTTTCCTGCCTCTCAACCTGTATTCTTTTGTCACTAAGCAGAGGCTAAACGCCAAGCTGGCCCTGCTGAATCGCATCAACGAACCACTATGACTGGTCCAGGCTCAATGTGCCTTACCCAATCCATGACTTACCTGAACtcatgctcctcctccttcctcatgcCAGGACCagcgaggagagaagggggaagccACAGTGCCAGTAATGTATTACAAGCCCCTCCAATCCCCAGCAAAGTCATCAATAAGAGGTCCCCTAAGCATTGGCCCAAGAGAAACGCACATGTCACACCTATAAATGGACCAGCACCACCATATGGAGAATGGCCACAGGTGGACTTTGATCCTCTAGAGGATTTCACCAAGCTACATGATTACTATGGAGAGGAGGTGAAGCAGCTGAGAGCTGATTGGctgaggaggaggcaggaggaagaggagcaccTTGAGGAGGATCTCATTGACCTGAGTGAACACTGACCCACAGAGATCAGACAGTCACCACTCTGGTTATTTTGATGAGGACTTTGGTGTGAATGCCAGTATTCTGAAATAAGAAAGTGCCTTTAATTTGAGGAACTAGAGCATTAAAGAAGAACTAGTCACCTGTGTATACATCATGATGGGATTATAGTCCTATGAGGTTGATGGTGAGCCTAAAAATGTCTTGTCACTAAGCAGAGACTCATCATCAAACTCATAAGACT
This window contains:
- the LOC118372544 gene encoding sesquipedalian-1-like isoform X3, whose product is MFRILSLLENVVMKIHEKILTHYLSCTSPIDKEGYLYKKERPADRHLLGVIVLEGCAVQRCESEGGLFAFSMVFRGSGLKTYGLAAEDQLGQESWVKALLTASHCYLSLLVRDLGKQYEEAKRQAGPAESHQRTTMTGPGSMCLTQSMTYLNSCSSSFLMPGPARREGGSHSASNVLQAPPIPSKVINKRSPKHWPKRNAHVTPINGPAPPYGEWPQVDFDPLEDFTKLHDYYGEEVKQLRADWLRRRQEEEEHLEEDLIDLSEH
- the LOC118372544 gene encoding sesquipedalian-1-like isoform X4, with the protein product MKIHEKILTHYLSCTSPIDKEGYLYKKERPADRHLLGVIVLEGCAVQRCESEGGLFAFSMVFRGSGLKTYGLAAEDQLGQESWVKALLTASHCYLSLLVRDLGKQYEEAKRQAGPAESHQRTTMTGPGSMCLTQSMTYLNSCSSSFLMPGPARREGGSHSASNVLQAPPIPSKVINKRSPKHWPKRNAHVTPINGPAPPYGEWPQVDFDPLEDFTKLHDYYGEEVKQLRADWLRRRQEEEEHLEEDLIDLSEH
- the LOC118372544 gene encoding sesquipedalian-1-like isoform X2; translated protein: MKIHEKILTHYLSCTSPIDKEGYLYKKKERTSSYQRRWFVLKANLLFYQERPADRHLLGVIVLEGCAVQRCESEGGLFAFSMVFRGSGLKTYGLAAEDQLGQESWVKALLTASHCYLSLLVRDLGKQYEEAKRQAGPAESHQRTTMTGPGSMCLTQSMTYLNSCSSSFLMPGPARREGGSHSASNVLQAPPIPSKVINKRSPKHWPKRNAHVTPINGPAPPYGEWPQVDFDPLEDFTKLHDYYGEEVKQLRADWLRRRQEEEEHLEEDLIDLSEH
- the LOC118372544 gene encoding sesquipedalian-1-like isoform X1, translating into MFRILSLLENVVMKIHEKILTHYLSCTSPIDKEGYLYKKKERTSSYQRRWFVLKANLLFYQERPADRHLLGVIVLEGCAVQRCESEGGLFAFSMVFRGSGLKTYGLAAEDQLGQESWVKALLTASHCYLSLLVRDLGKQYEEAKRQAGPAESHQRTTMTGPGSMCLTQSMTYLNSCSSSFLMPGPARREGGSHSASNVLQAPPIPSKVINKRSPKHWPKRNAHVTPINGPAPPYGEWPQVDFDPLEDFTKLHDYYGEEVKQLRADWLRRRQEEEEHLEEDLIDLSEH